The Primulina eburnea isolate SZY01 unplaced genomic scaffold, ASM2296580v1 ctg811_ERROPOS3073944+, whole genome shotgun sequence genome includes a window with the following:
- the LOC140822398 gene encoding transcription factor UNE12-like, producing the protein MANHSGETPSDDFLEQILGFPSYATGAESNLAGNDAGNIGAASSATMMLQLGSGDVSAHLGGLGLGVGIGGPYGGLGHAGGGGFPLGLSLEHGKGGFMKMDDPSGSGKRFRDDVLNSGASSSVKSGYHGQQMLNTGPQGPQPPAARPRVRARRGQATDPHSIAERLRRERIAEKIRALQELVPSVNKTDRAAMLDEIVDYVKFLRLQVKVLSMSRLGGAGAVAPLVTDIPITSVEEEVINNGRAQPAWEKWSNDGTERQVAELMEENIGAAMQFLQSKALCIMPISLASAIYNTQPPDTATFIKPQSNPPS; encoded by the exons ATGGCCAACCATTCAGGAGAAACGCCATCCGATGACTTTCTTGAGCAAATCCTGGGATTTCCAAGCTACGCTACCGGAGCCGAATCCAATTTGGCGGGAAACGATGCTGGCAACATTGGGGCTGCTTCCTCAGCTACGATGATGTTACAGCTGGGCTCTGGAGATGTTTCTGCTCACCTGGGTGGATTGGGGTTGGGAGTTGGAATTGGAGGACCTTACGGAGGGCTTGGTCATGCTGGCGGCGGTGGGTTTCCGTTAGGGTTGAGCTTGGAGCATGGGAAGGGAGGGTTTATGAAAATGGACGATCCATCGGGGAGTGGGAAAAGGTTCCGAGACGACGTTTTAAATTCCGGCGCTTCTTCTTCTGTTAAATCG GGTTATCATGGACAGCAAATGCTCAATACAGGTCCACAAGGGCCGCAGCCACCGGCAGCTCGCCCACGAGTTCGGGCTAGACGAGGTCAAGCTACAGATCCACACAGCATAGCTGAAAGG TTGCGCCGAGAAAGAATAGCTGAAAAGATAAGAGCGTTGCAAGAGTTGGTTCCTAGTGTCAACAAG ACTGATAGAGCAGCTATGCTTGATGAAATTGTGGATTATGTGAAGTTTTTGAGGCTCCAAGTGAAG GTGTTGAGCATGAGTAGACTGGGAGGAGCTGGTGCGGTGGCACCACTTGTGACTGACATTCCAATAACATCAGTAGAG GAAGAAGTCATTAACAATGGACGAGCTCAGCCAGCATGGGAGAAGTGGTCAAATGATGGTACAGAACGACAAGTTGCTGAGCTCATGGAAGAAAACATCGGTGCTGCAATGCAGTTCCTTCAATCCAAGGCACTCTGCATCATGCCCATCTCGCTTGCTTCGGCTATCTACAACACACAACCTCCTGACACGGCCACATTCATCAAGCCCCAATCAAACCCCCCTTCATAA